The proteins below come from a single Limosilactobacillus reuteri genomic window:
- the fabZ gene encoding 3-hydroxyacyl-ACP dehydratase FabZ, translating into MAIMNAQEIMELIPNRYPICYIDYVDKLVPEEKITATKNVTINESFFRGHFPNNPVMPGVLIIETLAQAASILILKSPHFYKKTAYLGAIHKARFRQMVRPGDVLKLNVVMKKVRSSMGIVETQALVNGKLACSAEFVFIVAEREEKI; encoded by the coding sequence TTGGCAATAATGAATGCGCAGGAGATTATGGAATTAATTCCTAATCGATATCCGATTTGCTATATCGATTATGTAGATAAATTAGTTCCTGAAGAAAAGATTACCGCAACAAAAAATGTCACAATTAATGAATCATTTTTTCGCGGTCATTTTCCTAATAATCCTGTTATGCCTGGAGTTTTAATTATCGAAACATTGGCCCAAGCTGCTTCAATTTTGATATTAAAATCACCGCATTTTTATAAGAAAACAGCTTATCTTGGCGCAATTCATAAAGCAAGGTTTCGACAAATGGTCCGTCCTGGTGATGTATTAAAACTAAACGTTGTTATGAAAAAAGTTCGATCATCAATGGGGATTGTAGAAACACAAGCGCTTGTGAACGGCAAATTAGCTTGTAGTGCGGAGTTTGTCTTTATCGTTGCTGAACGAGAAGAAAAGATTTAG
- a CDS encoding MarR family winged helix-turn-helix transcriptional regulator produces the protein MSKDNDYEKINKGLIKVYSGILWIEENELRKSTFNDLTIKEMHAIDAITMYNHQTISQVAEKLHLTPGTMTSMADRLIRKGYVERIRDKDDRRIVRLCLTKRGRVLYRAHRAFHNMMVERFLKGMNDEEMKVVKKALQNLEDFVDEHA, from the coding sequence ATGAGTAAAGATAATGATTACGAAAAAATTAATAAAGGATTAATCAAAGTTTATTCCGGAATTCTATGGATTGAAGAAAATGAATTGCGGAAAAGTACATTCAATGATTTAACAATTAAAGAGATGCATGCAATTGATGCAATTACGATGTATAACCATCAAACAATTTCTCAAGTAGCAGAAAAGCTTCATCTAACTCCAGGAACAATGACTTCAATGGCTGATCGTTTAATTCGAAAAGGATATGTGGAAAGAATTCGTGATAAAGATGATCGCCGCATTGTTCGGTTATGTTTAACCAAAAGAGGCCGGGTACTATATCGTGCGCACCGGGCCTTTCATAACATGATGGTTGAACGTTTTCTTAAAGGAATGAATGATGAAGAAATGAAGGTTGTTAAAAAAGCCTTGCAAAACTTAGAAGATTTTGTGGATGAGCATGCTTAG
- the xerS gene encoding tyrosine recombinase XerS yields MEADKYLKLIQEELQNLPDYVNEYYLGTNHAVTTTYQYLTEIRRFFDWLRSSGLVSVNSNKDLPIDTLANLRRSDVMLYIDYLQHTTNAQGRLNSPTSINRSINALRSLYKFLTVTADNNNGESYFDRNVMLKIDSLNDTKTLNYRAHTLASHMYRGQMKFDFITFIEKEYPNKCDKRALPSYKVNKERDIAIIALILGTGVRVSEAANVNLGDLNLKQSLLDVTRKGGQRDSVPIAPWAITYIQTYQAIRTQRYHALKKDTAFFLTVYHKQTRRMTANAIEKMVKKYSTAFGHPLTPHKLRHTLASEMYEVTKDQVLVAQQLGQKGTSATDLYTHVDQKQQRDALKEISETSYKKTNE; encoded by the coding sequence ATGGAAGCAGATAAATATTTAAAGCTAATTCAAGAGGAGCTTCAGAACCTTCCTGATTATGTTAACGAGTATTATTTAGGGACCAACCATGCAGTCACAACAACCTATCAGTACTTAACTGAAATCCGTCGATTCTTTGATTGGTTACGGTCAAGTGGACTCGTCTCTGTTAATTCTAATAAGGACTTACCAATTGATACACTGGCGAATCTACGGCGTAGCGATGTAATGTTGTATATCGATTATTTGCAGCATACTACCAATGCACAAGGACGGTTAAATTCTCCTACTTCAATCAATCGATCTATTAATGCATTAAGGTCATTGTATAAATTTTTAACAGTTACCGCAGATAACAATAATGGTGAATCTTATTTTGACCGTAATGTAATGCTGAAAATTGACTCCCTTAATGATACAAAAACATTAAATTATCGGGCTCATACGCTGGCTTCACACATGTACCGGGGACAAATGAAGTTTGATTTTATTACTTTCATTGAAAAAGAATACCCTAATAAATGTGATAAAAGAGCTCTCCCCTCTTATAAAGTCAATAAGGAACGAGATATTGCAATTATTGCTCTTATTTTAGGAACAGGCGTCCGGGTATCCGAGGCGGCAAATGTAAACCTTGGTGATTTAAACTTAAAACAATCGCTGCTAGATGTAACAAGAAAAGGTGGTCAGAGGGATTCGGTACCAATTGCTCCTTGGGCTATTACTTATATCCAAACTTACCAAGCGATTCGTACACAACGATACCACGCTTTAAAAAAGGATACTGCTTTCTTCCTAACCGTTTATCACAAGCAAACTCGACGGATGACAGCTAATGCAATTGAAAAAATGGTCAAAAAGTATTCAACCGCATTTGGCCATCCTCTTACTCCCCATAAATTACGGCACACCCTTGCTTCTGAAATGTATGAGGTAACGAAAGATCAAGTATTAGTGGCCCAACAGTTGGGACAAAAAGGAACATCTGCTACCGATTTATATACTCACGTTGACCAGAAACAGCAGCGTGATGCTCTTAAAGAAATTAGTGAAACTTCATATAAAAAAACAAATGAATAA
- a CDS encoding glycoside hydrolase family 68 protein — protein MYKSGKNWAVVTLSTAALMFGVTTVNASADTNTENNDSSTVQVTTGDNNIAVKSVTLGSGQVSAASDATKNSANANSASSAANTQNSNSQVASSAATTSSTSSASSSTNTDSKAAKENTNVAKEDDTQKAAPANESSEAKKEPAAKNDDQQSDKKNTAAKLNKDAENVVKNAGIDPNSLTDDQVKALNKIDFSKTAKSGTQMTYNDFQKIADTLIKQDGRYTVPFFKASEIKNMPAATTKDAQTNIIEPLDVWDSWPVQDVRTGQVANWNGYQLVVAMMGVPGQSDNHIYLLYNKYGDNELSHWKNAGPIFGYNATPLSQEWSGSAVLNSDNSIQLFYTRVDTSDNNTNHQKIASATLYLTDNNGNVSLAQVANDHIVFEGDGYYYQTYDQWKATNKGADNIAMRDAHVIEDDNGDRYLVFEASTGLENYQGENQIYNWLNYGGDDAFNIKSLFRILSNDDIKSRATWANAAIGILKLNNDEKNPKVAELYSPLISAPMVSDEIERPNVVKLGNKYYLFAATRLNRGSNDDAWMNANYTVGDNVAMVGYVADSLTGPYKPLNDSGVVLTASVPANWRTATYSYYAVPVAGKGDQLLVTSYMTNRNGVAGKGMDSTWAPSFLLQINPDNTTTVLAKMTNQGDWIWDDSSENLDMIGDLDSAALPGERDKPVDWDLIGYGLKPHDPATPKNPETPTTPETPETPETPNTPETPKTPENPGTPQTPETPNTPEVPLTPENPKQPETQTNSRLPQTGNNANKAVIGLGMGTLLSMFGLAGINKRRFN, from the coding sequence ATGTATAAAAGCGGTAAAAATTGGGCAGTTGTTACACTTTCTACGGCTGCACTGATGTTTGGTGTAACAACTGTAAACGCATCCGCAGACACGAATACTGAAAACAATGATTCTTCTACTGTACAGGTTACAACAGGGGATAATAATATTGCTGTTAAAAGTGTGACACTTGGTAGTGGTCAGGTTAGTGCAGCTAGTGATGCGACTAAAAATTCTGCTAATGCAAATAGTGCTTCTTCTGCCGCTAATACACAAAATTCTAACAGTCAAGTAGCAAGTTCTGCTGCAACAACTTCATCTACAAGTTCAGCATCTTCATCAACTAACACAGATAGTAAAGCAGCTAAAGAAAATACTAATGTAGCCAAAGAGGATGATACACAAAAAGCTGCACCTGCTAACGAATCTTCTGAAGCCAAAAAAGAACCAGCTGCAAAAAATGATGACCAACAATCCGATAAAAAGAATACTGCTGCTAAGTTAAACAAGGATGCTGAAAACGTTGTAAAAAATGCAGGAATTGATCCTAACAGTTTAACTGATGACCAGGTTAAAGCATTAAATAAGATTGACTTCTCAAAAACTGCTAAGTCAGGTACCCAGATGACTTATAATGATTTCCAAAAGATTGCAGATACGTTAATCAAACAAGATGGTCGATATACTGTTCCATTCTTTAAAGCAAGTGAAATCAAAAATATGCCTGCCGCTACAACCAAGGATGCTCAAACAAACATTATTGAACCATTAGATGTTTGGGATTCTTGGCCAGTTCAAGATGTTCGGACAGGACAAGTTGCTAATTGGAATGGTTACCAACTTGTTGTCGCAATGATGGGTGTTCCAGGCCAAAGCGATAATCATATTTACCTTCTATATAATAAGTACGGAGATAACGAATTAAGTCACTGGAAGAATGCTGGCCCAATTTTTGGATATAACGCAACTCCACTTTCTCAAGAATGGTCAGGATCAGCTGTTTTGAATAGTGATAACTCTATCCAATTATTTTATACGAGGGTAGACACATCTGATAATAATACCAACCATCAAAAAATTGCTAGTGCTACTCTTTATCTAACTGATAATAATGGAAATGTATCGCTCGCTCAGGTAGCAAATGATCATATTGTATTTGAAGGTGATGGCTATTACTACCAAACCTATGATCAATGGAAAGCTACTAACAAGGGTGCTGATAATATTGCAATGCGTGATGCTCATGTAATTGAAGATGATAATGGTGATCGGTACCTTGTTTTTGAAGCAAGTACTGGTTTAGAAAACTATCAAGGCGAGAACCAGATTTATAACTGGTTAAATTATGGCGGAGATGACGCCTTTAATATCAAGAGCTTATTTAGAATTCTTTCCAACGATGATATTAAAAGTCGGGCTACTTGGGCTAATGCAGCTATCGGTATCCTCAAACTAAACAACGACGAAAAGAATCCTAAAGTGGCAGAATTATACTCACCATTAATTTCTGCACCAATGGTAAGTGATGAAATTGAACGGCCAAATGTAGTTAAATTAGGAAATAAATATTACTTGTTTGCCGCTACCCGTTTAAATCGAGGAAGTAATGATGATGCATGGATGAATGCCAATTATACGGTTGGTGATAATGTAGCAATGGTTGGATATGTTGCTGATAGTCTAACTGGACCTTATAAGCCATTAAATGATTCTGGAGTAGTCTTAACTGCTTCTGTTCCTGCAAACTGGCGAACAGCAACTTATTCATACTATGCTGTTCCTGTTGCTGGCAAAGGCGATCAATTGTTAGTTACTTCATATATGACTAATCGAAATGGAGTAGCGGGTAAAGGAATGGATTCAACCTGGGCACCGAGTTTCTTACTACAAATTAACCCGGATAACACAACTACTGTTTTAGCTAAAATGACTAATCAAGGGGATTGGATTTGGGATGATTCAAGTGAAAATCTTGATATGATTGGTGATCTAGATTCTGCTGCCTTACCTGGTGAACGTGATAAGCCTGTTGATTGGGACTTAATTGGTTATGGATTAAAGCCGCATGATCCTGCTACACCAAAGAATCCTGAAACGCCAACTACTCCAGAGACTCCAGAAACACCTGAGACGCCTAATACTCCAGAAACACCAAAGACTCCAGAAAATCCTGGGACACCTCAAACCCCAGAGACACCTAACACTCCAGAAGTGCCTTTAACTCCAGAAAATCCTAAGCAACCTGAAACCCAAACCAATAGTCGTTTGCCACAAACTGGAAATAACGCTAATAAAGCCGTAATTGGCCTAGGTATGGGAACATTGCTTAGTATGTTTGGCCTTGCAGGAATTAATAAGCGTCGATTTAACTAA